The Lates calcarifer isolate ASB-BC8 linkage group LG11, TLL_Latcal_v3, whole genome shotgun sequence genomic sequence GTTGTAGGTTTTCAGACTGAATGTGAAATAAACCGCGTTGTGCTACatgaaggggtgtgtgtgtgtgtgtgtgtgtgtgtgtgtgtgtgtgtgtgtgtgtgtgtgtgtgtgtgtgtgtttgtttgtttgtttgtttgtttgtttgtatcagGGTGTTGCAGCGCTGTGATCCGTATCTGCTGGACCCCTGTGGAGACTCGGAGCAGCCGGACTGTACTGAGGCGGCCAGGATGGTCCTCTACCTCACGGTCTGTGTCTGGGGTCAATAGAGTCCGATTCAGTAGATTCAGTAGATTCAGCACTTTACTCCTGTTTCACAGGAtgctgaacacaacacacagtacacagagtacacacaaCAATACAGAAATTGTTATTCATGGTGTTTTTAGATGCATTTTtgagctgaaataattaaagttaattaaatttaaaagttGTGTGAGtagaataaatgtgtgtgtgtgtgtatgtaggacAGTCGTCGTGTCCAGAAGGTTTTGTGGCGTCAGCTGTTCGTCCTGGACTCCATGATGTCTCTGCTGGAGGGTCTGGAGTCTGCCCAGCAACTGGTGACACAACCCTGCCCGCCCCAgcctggtacacacacacacacacacacacactgtacatacagagtacacacacagtgttgtagAATGACCCATCTGGCAGAGTTTGGACACCACCAGCCAAACTCTCCACAAATGTCATCACgttttactttgtgtgtgtgtgtgtgtgtgtctctgtgtgtctgtgtctgtgtctcagagGGCGGGGCTCGGGGCAGGTGGAAGGCTCTGAAGGTGGAGAACAGGTCGGGGGTGGAGGAGACGGAGACTATGCTCAGATCTTTGCAGGACAGGGTCCAACAGATCCACAACAGacgacacacactcacacagctggTCCAACAGCTGCACAGCAAGGTGatacccccacacacacacacacacacatacacacacacacatgaagcaCACGTGATGGGTTTAAAGGTGGGAGTGTGGAGTGGTGTTATAAAACGTCTGCTGGGGTCTCTGAAGTCGACAGAAGTTGTTACTACGTTACCCAGAATTCCCTGCTgatgttcctctcctcctccttcagaaGCAGCAGTGTGAACAGCTGGAGGAGTCCCTGCTGAAGGCCCAGAATGCATTGCAGTCATGTGACCGTCATCTGAGCCAGCTGAGGGCAGAGTCAGAGGCGGCGCTCGATCAGCTGATCGCCTGGCAGCGACTCAGAGACGAGTGAGTGTTGTCAGGTCAGGTGACCTCCGTTCAggtgatctgattggtcagtaacTCAGCTTCCTGTTCACCTGTCAGGCTGCAGGTATACGTCTCTGCTGCTCAGGATGTGATGCAGATCAACCTGCTGtccttcagccaatcagagctgtgTGTGGAGCTCAGGCCACGCCCCTCCTCTTACCTGTCGGCCAATGAGCTGGAGCCACTGAAGCTGACCGTCACCTGGAGCCTTGACGACCGCTTCACACTGCAGGTAATTCggtctcctcacctcctctctccttctctccttctctccttgtctcctctctgcttacctccttccctctccctgCAGGTGAACGAGGGGACAGCAGGTCTGGTGGAGGACTGTATGTCGGGCCGGCGGTTGGAGTTGAGCGCCGCCCTGCTGGAGGTGATGCAGTGTTACCTGGGTCAGgctgagctgctgtcagagaTCCAGGCCCTGAGGTCCAGGTGCgactccacttcctgtttgttcaaAGACCAGAACCTGCTTCCTGTCGGTCAGTCAGTGATGATCAGCGAGACCTCTGATCGGCCTGAAACCTGTCAGATCAATAACCAATAATCAGCTGTCATGAGGAGCTGATACTGCTGAgactttgtgctaagctaggctaacagtttccctctgcctccagtctttgtgctaagctaacatcTCCTGTGTCTCTGCGTCTCCAGTTTTGCGATCGACTGGCGTCCTGCTCAGCGTCTGCTGGTCTACCTGAAGTCGGCGGTCTTGGTTTGTCacctggaggtggaggagggataCCCGAGCTGTGGACGAGCCCGGCTGTTGTCAGTGCACAGAGATGGTCAACCTCTGGACACATCTGGActgaaggtaacacacacagacacacagagatctTTGTCCTGGTGATCAGATAAACAGTCATGTGATCATCAACGAGGAAACAACAAACATCTCACTGTGttacaactttatttaaaatcacAACTTCCTGCTCAAATGAAGTTTAAAGAAAACGTTCTCTCAGACAGGGTGGCAGAGGGGCGGGAACATTTCTGGTAAATTTCTGGAAACTTGacaaacaatgaaacaatgaaatgcTGTTAGCTAGCTCACATTTAGCATCTCTGGTTCAGCAGctagctgctgtataaacacatgtagatgttgttgctgtttaaaCTTTAGTATGACAGATCAGAGATATTGATCACAGATCAGATACATTGATCATAGTAATCTGAACTACATTTAAATTCACTGTTACGGACCTGCAGATTTATTCCTGTtcattcccatggaaagtttccaactttgcATCTTTTTaccaaaatattagaaaataaatatataatataaaatattacaactttattctgaaaatctCTGATTGTTTTGTGTCGTCAGTGGCTGGAATGTAAAATACAAAGATATGAAACGGGTCACTCAGTTATAAAGGTCAactaatctctctctctcctctcctcctccctccttccctccctcctcctctctctctctctctttttctctcagcctcATAAATCagacctcagtctgactgaCTGGTTGGTTTTGCTCTGCAGCAGTCCACTCATCTGACTTCACCTctttatttctcctctcctctcctctcctctcctctcctctttctcctcctctcctcctctgttacTTGTTGTTCTTCTGTCGTCCACCAGGTGTCAGTGTCTGacttgtatttttctgttggACTCTGATCTTTGATTcggattctgtttttttctgttttcatgttaaacCTGTGTCCACCAGTTTGTCAGTCACCTgttctgttgtttattgttgatgtttgtgtttgtgtatgacgTCACTGTACAAACATCTCTGTGTAAATAAACCtttaaacagctgctgtctgagctgaggtggggcttttattttgtaaagctgaccctgctgtgctgcagtgtgtctACCAGGAGgccccccccctcctctgagggcctcccagcatgcacctcTCACAGCACACTGTGACATAACACACATGTCCACGTGATTAGATAACACAACGTCATGtgtcacaaaccaaacactCAGTATCTGCGCAGACCTGGAGCTCCAGGCTGGgattcaaggattcaaggatTCAATTGAATTAATGAGCAGGAGGATAATCAATAACTGCTTCCATTCCTCTGAGTTTTAAACAGAATCACCTTTAATGCAGAGTTTACAGTCCAAGGAGTTAgtgtaaccatggtaacagtGTGTACCGTGTAACACTGCCTGCGGTCACCATGGTAACCGTGTACAGTCTGATCCCCAGTCTCCCAGGTTACATAACTCGGTCGACTcgctgacaggaagtgatgacgTGTGGATCAATGAGAAAACTGGGACTCGCGGCTTCAccctctgctgcctcctgaTTGGTCGGCGGGGACATTGCGGTTTAGCAgcagctgaccaatcagagagcagagtggaAAGTTGGTTATGAGGCTCCAGTTTGACCCAGTTCACTTAGTCCAGTCTGACTGTGTCACTGCGGCAGACACACACCAGAAATAACATCagcattattaacattattattatgattatgatcattattattattaactgaaCGCTTGTGTTTGAAAATCAGTGAAAAAGTGACTGAGGTTTGGTTCAGGAGGTTTTAGTCTCTTTGTTcatttacacatgaaaacaggaGTTTTattctgtggtgtgtgtgtgtgtttatctctgatctgttgctgtgtgtctgtgtgtgtgttgttgaccTGCCTCTGAACGCTCGTGTTACGGTCTTGATAATGAGCCTTTGTGAAACACTGAACCACTGACCTCAGACCAGGTTTTTGTTGGTTGGTCGTTTCCCGGTGACTTAACAATGCTCCTGAACACACCTCAGTTTCAGACCAGTACACCCACAGGAGCTCAGGTGGACTCAGGTGTATTTACTATTTAAACAACCTGATTTTGTCCCTTCAAAaagttcaggaggtttttacttgGAGCCGAATTCTCCTCACAGGTCTCCTCTCcgaaacaaacagacctgatcaTGAAAATCAGTAAAACACGGAATAAAACCgtttcactttaaaaatctgtgtttttctggtgAACACAGGACATCGAGAGGAGCTGCTTAGCTTGTTTTTCTGAAGgtccacagaggaaacaaagacgAGGTGTCAGGATTCTGATGAgtgcatatttatatttatataatgtctttacaacataaacacacagttaaacacatacacagaatatCTCTTTTCCATTAGATGCATTTCCACAATGTTTCAAACCTGTTGTACAAACACCTTTATAGTCATAATATTTGCACAGGATACATATTCATATTAACAAAAAATATAGATGTATAATATATCTTTGTGTGTCAAACACAGTTCTCCAAACAGTTCAAGTATAACTGGATATTTGTAtttgaatatttacagtttttatacACAATATTTGCTGCATAATGTTTGTTAGAGAGGCGACTGGTTGAGGCTTCTGTCTACTTGCTGCAGCTCACTGAAACGTCTGATTGTACTcaaatgcagcacacacacacacacacacacacacacacaccctgcgTCTCATTGGTCGGcgaggctgctgctgtcagctggtGTTGTCCCGGATCAGAGGTGGACTGGACTCCTTCAGCTCTGTCCTCGTTTGTCTTTGTTCGTGCTGTTGGAAGTTCTGGATGTTCCCATTTCTCCTGAAGTGATCAGCACCAGAAGAGTCAAACCACAGTCACACCGGAAGTTAAAATGGCCGTCCTGTTGCTTTAAGAACACCTGAACGCACCTGTCCAGCTCAGCGTGTTTGATTCACCGTGTGGATGAATGTCACAGAGACACTTCCTGGTGTGACCACGGCTTCAGACAGACGACCGCTTCAGTAGAGATTGGTccgttagcctagcttagcataaacaccTCTGTCCAGTCTCTCTGCCAAGCTAGGCTAAACACTCTGTACCGGATCCACAGAGTTAATAAAACGTCAACAAAATGGCGGACTGCTCCTTGAGCCTGTCTAGTCTGGAGGATTCTGGCTCTGTAAGCTACAGACTCAGACTATTTTGGCGGTGAGCTGCGTGCTGAACAGTTCTGTTGATGACATCATCTCCACGCCGTTATGACGTTGGTGGCGATGACTTCATCATCAGCACGCCGGGGTGATGATGTACTGAGGTGGTGTCGTGACGGAAAGTCTCCACGTGATCGTGTTTATCGTCGCTGGCGTGacctgtgacatcatcagtgacatcatcatcaggCGTCGATGCGGAAGGACAGCAGCTTCTCAGAGTGCATGTTGTTGAGCGTCCGCAGGTCGGGtagcttcagcagcagtttggtgAAGCGCGGCGAGTCCAGGTTGTAGTGGTCGTTGCCGGGGGCGACGGACGACTTGCTGACGAGCGAGCGCAGAGCTCGGATCAGgttctcctgcagctgctccaccGACGCCACGTTCTCGATGCCGGAGcggtctgaggaggaggaggaggagaacatgTTCAGGAGCGACACtcattttgtttacatgaaacaacagagaaacaaacttcatccctcccccctccatctcccctccctcctcacccgcAGAGACCAGCACCACGGCGGTGAACAGTCCCAGTTCCTCTGCGTTCAGCTCCAGAGCAGCCAGTTTGTGGCTGAAGTCGAACATGGCTCCCAGCAGCTCGTTCATCCCCATCGCCCGCAGCTCCTCCAGACTGTAGGTGGCGCCAGAGATAAACGTCACCGTCTGCTCCTTAACGTTGAACAGTGACGAGAAGCGAACCATCAGCACCTGCAGGGAGGAGACGAACACAGtcagctgcagttcctctgaCTGGCCACCAGGtgccagttttttttaacatttaacatttaactttGGTTTGATCGTACTGCGTGTCTGATTTTATTGACAATAAAGTTATTAATAGGTGTTAGCGTCGTACCTCGAAGGTGCCGGCCTTCAGCAGGGTGACCTGGTCGTTCTGCGACAGAGCGCTGAATCCTGGGATATGTTTAGCGAACTCCACCACCTCTCTGACGGCGGGGgtgaaaggacagagagaagtcCTCCCAGATCTCCTGGGGCGTCTTTGAGGGGTCGGCGTGAGGCTTCATGTTCATTGGACAGGCCTGCAGAGAGATCAACCAATCAGGAGTTAATCCACAGTGATcgtccaatcagagctcagctgCAGGGAGTCGTTTAAATAAAACGTTTTGATTGGTTCTTACCAGCACGATCCCTGTATGGTTCTTCATTAGACAGTTCTGCCCCGGGGTCACATGATCGCCGTCTCCTCCAATCAGATTGCTGTTATGTAAGCTCCACCTCCCGTTGCCTTGGGGATGATGCGTGCTGTTGCAGCTGTTGTCCAGCGGCGGGTAGCGCCCCATGcccatgttgttgttgtggtgatAGATGGTGTTGAGGCCGTTGGCATGGTAACCGTTGGGGCAGCGGTTGGGGCCCCAAAGCTCCGCCTCCCCGTTGTGGTTGTGGGCGTGGTTATTCTGATGCTGCTGAGGTGGCACGTGGGGATTGGCCAGCTTGTCGTGAGCGTACAGGAAGGTCTCGCGGTGAGCGCGGGCAATGGCGGTGATGGTAGAGTCCATGCCCGGGctggggggaggagagagggagagggagggggaggggctctgagaggggggaggaaagagaagaggaggaggagcgggtgaggaagaggaggccggggcaggaggggagggggaggagggggcgaGCGGCAGGGCTGACGGCTGGGGCTGAGGGGCGATGGTCACCCCCGGGcacggagaggaggaggaggaggaggaggaggaggaggaggaggagaggctggcGAGCTGGAAGTCGTTCTGCAGCTGGTTGTTGACCATGTTGTTCATGGCGCTCTGCATCTCAGCCAACATCCTCTGTTTCTCACGCTTCGGGATCCGACCGAAACgaacagctgaggaggaggaggaggaggaggaggaagacgtgTTAAAGACAACGACGGAAATCTGAGACTGTTTTGGGTCGACTGACTCCACAGGTCAGTCTGACGTCAGGACCAACTAAAaccctgtttcctggtccaagTTCTCTGAGTCTGTCCTGTTTCCAGACGCTGCAGTGCTGAGTCCAACAACTATTCAGAGTCAGTgagtgctaacgttagccagctaacctagctaatgTTACTCCTGATATCAGCTCTGGGTTTTACGtcttcatgtttcagtcatcagttcttttctgtgctgcccagctaaaGTGAAAAGCTAACCTAGCACggaaaaggactgacaaccaAACTCATAGCAAGAGAGACTTATAGCTTATAGCAGGGGTACCTGCTTTAACGAGctggtgctaatgttagctagctaactaccTGGagtcaaactttgtttttcttcactggTTTAAAAGCAGCATCTTATCAGCTGCAGTCATTTCCTCTTGACTTCCTCGTCACAGTGAAGCAGTAGAATGACTGAACAGTTTCTGGACTCTGATCTGCAGCGTctggaaacaggagagactcagagaagttggaccaggaaacaggattttcaatGGTCTTGATGTCCAGGATATTTCTATAGCTACATGCCAATGCTGTGATGCTAACAGGTGTGTCCAGGTGTGTCCAGGTGTTGGGACTGACCGTCTCGGCTCATGCCCACAGACAGGCACTTCTTGAAGCGACACTGTTGGCAGCGGTTCCTGTTGATCCTCATGATGGTGCAGCTCTCGTTCTTCAGACACTTCTTGTACTGGATGTTCTGCTGGATGCTACGACGGAAGAAACCCTGAGGAGACCAGAACCCGGATCAGTGTCTGAGTCCACCACAGGTGAATCTGAGGCTGAGtgaggacaggtgtgtgtggggTCTCACCTTGCAGCCCTCGCAGGCGATGGACGCCATAGTGGAAACCTGAGGCCACGTCGCCGCAGACTTTACACAGCAGCACCATCCCGTTCAGCTCTGAAACACAGTCACCGTTAGAACAAAGACCAGCAGAGTCAGACTGGTTTCCAGAGGATCTACCAAAGCTTGGTCCAGGTCTTACTGGTCAGACTGGCCACCGACTTGCTGGGCGACGCCCTCAGAGATCCTCCATCGTCTCGGCCTCTGGGCGAACctcctgctgaggaggaggcCGAGGAGGAGCCGTCCTCTCCTGCAGAGCCtgaactggagctgctgctgaggaaggagggagtcagacaggaggaggaggaggaggacgaggaggaggtgaagccaGGCTGGGAGTTGGAGTTCTCGCTGTACATGGAGACTGGACTGGTCCGGGTCGGAGAACCTCCACACGAACCCACATAGGAGATCACAccacctgcagcagagaggacatGAGGTCAGTGAAGGCATCACGCAGGAATATTTAACccagaaaaaaagtaaaatctagaattttttggttttatttgggatttttccaactttttattttggttcAGATTCTGTGGAAAAGTTCagtgaaaaataatcagcagtcaAAATGATCTGCAGATGAATCAGACGT encodes the following:
- the nr1d1 gene encoding LOW QUALITY PROTEIN: nuclear receptor subfamily 1 group D member 1 (The sequence of the model RefSeq protein was modified relative to this genomic sequence to represent the inferred CDS: deleted 2 bases in 2 codons), translating into MDFKMTTMDTNINDNNNNNNNTGGVISYVGSCGGSPTRTSPVSMYSENSNSQPGFTSSSSSSSSSCLTPSFLSSSSSSGSAGEDGSSSASSSAGGSPRGRDDGGSLRASPSKSVASLTKLNGMVLLCKVCGDVASGFHYGVHACEGCKGFFRRSIQQNIQYKKCLKNESCTIMRINRNRCQQCRFKKCLSVGMSRDAVRFGRIPKREKQRMLAEMQSAMNNMVNNQLQNDFQLASLSSSSSSSSSSSSSPCPGVTIAPQPQPSALPLAPSSPSPPAPASSSSPAPPPLLFPPPSQSPSPSLSLSPPPSPGMDSTITAIARAHRETFLYAHDKLANPHVPPQQHQNNHAHNHNGEAELWGPNRCPNGYHANGLNTIYHHNNNMGMGRYPPLDNSCNSTHHPQGNGRWSLHNSNLIGGDGDHVTPGQNCLMKNHTGIVLACPMNMKPHADPSKTPQEIWEDFSLSFTPAVREVVEFAKHIPGFSALSQNDQVTLLKAGTFEVLMVRFSSLFNVKEQTVTFISGATYSLEELRAMGMNELLGAMFDFSHKLAALELNAEELGLFTAVVLVSADRSGIENVASVEQLQENLIRALRSLVSKSSVAPGNDHYNLDSPRFTKLLLKLPDLRTLNNMHSEKLLSFRIDA
- the si:dkey-225f5.4 gene encoding uncharacterized protein si:dkey-225f5.4, with amino-acid sequence MAEVRTVLQRCDPYLLDPCGDSEQPDCTEAARMVLYLTDSRRVQKVLWRQLFVLDSMMSLLEGLESAQQLVTQPCPPQPEGGARGRWKALKVENRSGVEETETMLRSLQDRVQQIHNRRHTLTQLVQQLHSKKQQCEQLEESLLKAQNALQSCDRHLSQLRAESEAALDQLIAWQRLRDELQVYVSAAQDVMQINLLSFSQSELCVELRPRPSSYLSANELEPLKLTVTWSLDDRFTLQVNEGTAGLVEDCMSGRRLELSAALLEVMQCYLGQAELLSEIQALRSSFAIDWRPAQRLLVYLKSAVLVCHLEVEEGYPSCGRARLLSVHRDGQPLDTSGLKPHKSDLSLTDWLVLLCSSPLI